One part of the Bdellovibrio sp. KM01 genome encodes these proteins:
- a CDS encoding BatD family protein: MTKIGRFLIFLTFILNAVMAMAAGTTVNATVDRNEMRLGDTFTVTVSAVSSEDVDMQEPRVPELDGFELLNTWSSTAVAQKLVPGPGGMQFETQRRKEYSYSLAPKRQGTLSISSFEVVVGGKVFRTQPIVIKVGTGGGAANPRQMPQRPQAPQFPGMNEDPFEAMDRAEEEMFNQLLQQRQRLQQQIRQQQGAGMPDEQFGMGASSAIDNPAFRSLPTNPNDAFFIGVEVDKTEVYEGEQVTVNWYIYTRGQMETLDRLKFPDLRGFWKEIIEEVPSIQFYEQNVGGIPWKKALLASHALFPIKAGTATIDSYKIKSRVRTLSQLGMMSKPYEYTKSSASIPIKVKPLPVEGRPSDFSGAVGQFDVHATIEGQSFPVNQPLSLKVRFEGAGNAKLIDLPAMTLPTGLEQYDTKSDSKFFKNGRSYKEFEMLLIPRQEGDMVFPGLSVSMFDPKSGKYYTKKTEPITLKIVNNPNAPVGSSQRISGAQQPAAAKVVENKLPDVIMAWQPSAQASVMARPWLWIVIYAGIITALLVKSQREFGWGRRRRTLKEQVAKRYKVVDQAFAKDDYRTVGAEMTNIFYMVMGQVAGESGASQKIEDLMTQIPPSLRRDHGDEITKTFEVFQTLSFAPEEMLGGLKEKATVKQNIEQAKRVISELISSKEEK, encoded by the coding sequence GTGACAAAGATTGGTAGATTTCTAATCTTTCTGACTTTTATTTTAAATGCAGTCATGGCTATGGCTGCAGGGACGACGGTTAATGCTACTGTTGATCGCAATGAAATGCGTTTGGGTGATACTTTTACGGTCACGGTTTCCGCAGTTTCCAGTGAAGACGTGGATATGCAGGAACCCCGCGTTCCAGAGCTTGATGGTTTTGAACTATTAAATACCTGGAGTTCAACAGCTGTTGCGCAAAAACTTGTTCCCGGTCCGGGCGGCATGCAGTTTGAAACCCAGCGCCGCAAAGAATACAGCTATAGCCTGGCTCCAAAGCGTCAGGGGACTTTAAGTATTTCTTCATTTGAAGTTGTGGTGGGTGGAAAAGTATTTAGAACTCAACCGATCGTTATTAAAGTCGGTACAGGTGGTGGTGCTGCGAACCCACGTCAAATGCCTCAACGTCCTCAAGCCCCGCAATTCCCCGGTATGAATGAAGATCCGTTTGAAGCGATGGACCGCGCCGAAGAAGAAATGTTTAATCAGCTTTTGCAACAGCGTCAGCGCCTGCAGCAGCAGATCAGACAACAACAAGGTGCAGGAATGCCTGACGAACAGTTCGGCATGGGCGCATCCAGCGCGATTGATAATCCTGCTTTCCGCAGCCTTCCGACAAATCCTAACGACGCCTTTTTCATTGGTGTCGAAGTTGATAAAACGGAAGTGTACGAGGGTGAACAAGTCACGGTGAATTGGTACATTTATACTCGTGGTCAGATGGAAACTTTGGATCGCTTGAAGTTTCCAGATCTTCGTGGTTTTTGGAAAGAGATCATCGAGGAAGTTCCATCCATTCAGTTCTATGAACAAAATGTCGGCGGTATTCCTTGGAAAAAGGCTTTGCTTGCTTCTCACGCTTTGTTCCCAATCAAAGCGGGGACAGCAACAATTGATTCTTATAAAATCAAATCCCGTGTTCGTACTTTGAGTCAATTGGGGATGATGAGTAAGCCCTATGAATACACAAAAAGCTCAGCCAGCATTCCCATCAAAGTAAAACCTTTGCCGGTGGAAGGACGCCCTTCTGATTTCTCGGGAGCTGTTGGTCAGTTTGACGTGCATGCGACGATTGAAGGTCAAAGTTTCCCGGTGAATCAACCCTTAAGCCTTAAAGTTCGTTTTGAAGGAGCAGGGAATGCGAAGCTAATCGATTTGCCAGCCATGACTTTGCCGACAGGACTTGAACAGTACGACACAAAATCTGATTCCAAGTTCTTTAAAAACGGTCGCAGTTACAAAGAATTTGAGATGCTTTTAATCCCGCGTCAAGAAGGCGACATGGTATTCCCGGGATTAAGTGTCAGCATGTTTGATCCTAAATCAGGCAAGTACTACACCAAAAAAACAGAACCGATCACTTTGAAAATCGTAAATAACCCAAATGCTCCGGTGGGTTCATCGCAAAGAATTTCTGGGGCTCAACAACCAGCCGCCGCCAAGGTTGTGGAAAATAAACTTCCTGACGTGATCATGGCGTGGCAACCATCGGCGCAAGCATCAGTGATGGCTCGTCCGTGGTTATGGATTGTGATTTACGCGGGCATTATCACAGCGTTATTGGTTAAGAGCCAACGTGAATTCGGCTGGGGCCGCAGACGTAGAACTTTGAAAGAGCAAGTGGCGAAACGTTATAAAGTCGTCGATCAAGCTTTTGCTAAAGATGACTATCGCACCGTGGGCGCGGAAATGACGAACATCTTTTACATGGTGATGGGTCAAGTGGCAGGGGAGTCAGGAGCTTCGCAAAAAATCGAAGACTTGATGACGCAAATCCCTCCAAGTCTTCGCCGGGATCACGGGGATGAGATCACGAAAACTTTTGAGGTCTTCCAAACGCTGTCCTTTGCGCCGGAGGAAATGTTGGGTGGCCTCAAGGAAAAAGCGACGGTGAAACAAAATATTGAGCAAGCTAAAAGAGTAATCAGTGAATTGATTTCTTCGAAGGAAGAGAAATAG
- a CDS encoding helix-turn-helix transcriptional regulator, translated as MTTKRRDAVDFFEKKYGRLTVARFLRAWRLSDEMSQTEYAKFLGISVQSLCDLEKGRRIPSPGRAAKIAKKIGYPEQALVSLAIRDSLYADGLKYNVKLDSV; from the coding sequence ATGACTACTAAGAGAAGAGATGCTGTCGATTTTTTTGAAAAAAAATATGGTCGACTGACTGTCGCTCGATTTCTTAGAGCATGGCGCCTGAGCGATGAGATGAGCCAGACGGAGTATGCTAAATTTCTGGGGATCTCTGTGCAGAGCCTTTGTGATCTTGAAAAAGGTCGCCGAATTCCTTCTCCAGGTAGAGCCGCGAAAATTGCTAAGAAAATTGGTTATCCCGAGCAGGCTCTGGTTTCCTTGGCCATTCGCGACTCGCTGTATGCTGATGGGCTTAAATACAACGTTAAGCTTGATAGCGTTTAA
- a CDS encoding tetratricopeptide repeat protein, giving the protein MRKLILCSILLSMTGCGDQLDLRTLKVNREGNALLEKQNYQGANEKYIEALRFNPYLSRVHSNLGLSFEGLQQAEKAQQSYAEAGRLAEASKDANMLFVARFNEAQLLGKAKKVDEALELYQKALEIVPSSKEVKTNIELLIQTQQGGGGQGDNKDKKDQQQGKDQQQQQQQDQKGDKDQNKDQKDQDGKDGKDQKEKQQYQNSAKYKPRPFAGKELSEGDVKKILGEIKQQEGKIRADYNRKETKEQPRDKDW; this is encoded by the coding sequence ATGAGAAAGCTGATTCTTTGTTCTATTTTACTGTCTATGACTGGGTGTGGAGATCAACTGGATCTTAGAACCTTGAAAGTGAACCGCGAGGGGAATGCCCTTTTGGAAAAACAGAACTATCAAGGTGCGAATGAAAAATACATCGAGGCTTTAAGATTCAATCCTTATCTGTCTCGCGTGCATAGCAATTTGGGTCTTTCCTTTGAAGGTTTGCAACAGGCGGAAAAAGCTCAGCAATCCTATGCTGAAGCGGGCCGCTTGGCTGAAGCGAGTAAAGATGCGAATATGCTTTTTGTCGCCCGTTTTAATGAAGCACAACTTTTAGGAAAAGCAAAAAAAGTTGATGAAGCCTTAGAGCTTTATCAAAAAGCGTTGGAAATCGTCCCTTCCAGCAAAGAAGTGAAAACCAATATCGAGTTATTAATCCAGACGCAGCAAGGTGGCGGTGGCCAGGGTGATAACAAAGATAAAAAAGATCAGCAGCAGGGTAAAGACCAACAACAGCAGCAGCAGCAGGATCAAAAGGGCGATAAAGATCAAAACAAAGACCAAAAAGACCAGGACGGAAAAGACGGCAAGGACCAAAAAGAAAAGCAGCAGTATCAAAACTCTGCCAAGTACAAGCCTCGTCCCTTTGCCGGAAAAGAACTTTCCGAAGGCGATGTAAAGAAAATCCTGGGAGAGATTAAGCAGCAGGAAGGAAAAATCCGTGCTGACTATAATCGTAAAGAAACGAAGGAGCAGCCTCGTGACAAAGATTGGTAG
- a CDS encoding aconitate hydratase: MASKIETTPEMVQNVYKKTAERIAVVGKRLNRPLTLGEKILFGHLDDPQNQELVRGESFLLLRPDRVAMQDATAQMALLQFMLAGKDEAAVPSTVHCDHLIQAYKGSSVDMTVANTSNKEVYDFLATASSRYNIGFWKPGAGIIHQVILENYAFPGGLMIGTDSHTPNAGGLGMCAVGVGGSDASDVMVGLPWEVKNPKLIGVHLKGKLGGWASAKDVILKLCGMLTVKGGTDKVVEYFGEGTSSISCTGKATITNMGAELGATCSVFPYDDRMAAYLKSTGRHELAAVADAHKDLLSADADVVANPGKYFDEVYEIDLSALEPHLVGPHTPDLARPISALKKEVAEKGYTVKISSALIGSCTNSSYEDIGRAAFVAKQAMEVGVKMESPFLVSPGSTQIQNTIERDGQMATFNEVGATVLANACGPCIGQWRRDDVKSGEKNTIVTSFNRNFRARNDANPETLAFIASPEIVMALGLAGRLDFNPQTDELVGPKGSIKLQAPVAPELPAKGFIADTEGYQKPAGATAQVAVNPSSDRLQLLSPFTKWDGNDFVDNLVLAKAKGKCTTDHISPGGKWLNYRGHLDNISNNMLLGADNAFTGEIGKGKNQLTGETGVEFAQIARQYQKANKGWIIVGDENYGEGSSREHAAMCPRHLGATAVITKSFARIHETNLKKQGVLALTFVNPKDYDKVQEADKVSLVDLKDLAPGKNVKMILKHADGSTETIEAKHTYNAEQLKWFRAGSALNLIRGL, encoded by the coding sequence ATGGCTTCTAAAATCGAAACTACACCGGAAATGGTGCAGAACGTTTACAAGAAGACTGCTGAACGTATCGCAGTTGTTGGTAAGCGTTTGAACCGTCCTTTGACTCTTGGAGAAAAAATCCTTTTCGGTCACTTGGACGACCCACAAAATCAAGAACTAGTTCGTGGCGAAAGCTTCCTCCTTTTAAGACCTGACCGCGTGGCGATGCAAGATGCGACAGCGCAAATGGCTTTGTTGCAATTCATGCTTGCTGGAAAAGATGAAGCAGCGGTTCCTTCTACAGTTCACTGTGACCACTTGATCCAAGCTTACAAAGGTTCAAGCGTTGACATGACTGTCGCTAACACTTCCAACAAAGAAGTTTATGACTTCTTGGCGACAGCTTCTTCGCGTTACAACATCGGCTTCTGGAAACCAGGCGCTGGGATCATCCATCAAGTCATCCTTGAGAACTACGCTTTCCCAGGTGGCTTGATGATCGGTACAGACTCTCACACTCCGAATGCGGGTGGCTTGGGTATGTGTGCAGTAGGTGTCGGTGGATCTGACGCTTCTGACGTCATGGTTGGTCTTCCATGGGAAGTTAAAAATCCAAAATTGATCGGTGTTCACCTTAAAGGAAAACTTGGCGGCTGGGCTTCTGCAAAAGACGTGATCTTGAAACTTTGCGGAATGCTGACTGTTAAAGGTGGTACGGATAAAGTTGTTGAGTACTTCGGTGAAGGGACTTCTTCAATTTCTTGTACTGGTAAAGCAACGATCACAAACATGGGTGCTGAGTTGGGCGCAACTTGCTCGGTATTCCCATATGATGATCGTATGGCAGCGTATTTGAAATCTACAGGCCGTCATGAGTTGGCTGCAGTCGCAGATGCTCACAAAGATCTTTTGTCTGCGGATGCGGACGTTGTGGCAAATCCAGGCAAATACTTCGACGAAGTTTACGAAATCGATTTGTCTGCTTTGGAACCACACTTGGTGGGTCCTCACACTCCAGACTTGGCTCGTCCTATCTCTGCACTTAAAAAAGAAGTGGCGGAGAAAGGTTACACCGTTAAGATTTCTTCTGCGTTGATCGGTTCTTGCACGAACTCTTCATACGAAGATATTGGTCGCGCGGCATTCGTAGCTAAACAAGCTATGGAAGTTGGTGTGAAAATGGAATCACCATTCTTGGTTTCTCCAGGTTCTACACAAATCCAAAACACTATTGAGCGCGACGGTCAAATGGCGACGTTCAATGAAGTGGGCGCTACTGTCCTGGCGAACGCTTGCGGTCCTTGCATCGGTCAATGGAGACGTGACGACGTCAAATCTGGCGAGAAGAATACAATCGTAACTTCTTTCAACCGTAACTTCCGCGCACGTAACGATGCGAACCCAGAAACTTTGGCGTTCATCGCAAGTCCTGAAATCGTAATGGCGTTGGGTCTTGCGGGTCGTTTGGATTTCAATCCACAAACTGACGAATTGGTTGGACCCAAAGGTTCTATCAAATTGCAAGCACCGGTGGCTCCAGAGTTGCCTGCTAAAGGCTTCATCGCTGACACTGAAGGTTACCAAAAACCAGCGGGTGCAACTGCTCAAGTGGCTGTGAATCCTTCTTCAGACCGTTTGCAACTTCTTTCTCCATTCACGAAATGGGATGGTAACGACTTCGTTGATAATTTGGTTCTTGCGAAAGCAAAAGGCAAATGTACAACGGATCATATCTCTCCGGGTGGTAAATGGTTGAACTATCGTGGTCACTTGGACAACATTTCTAACAACATGTTGTTGGGTGCAGACAATGCATTCACTGGTGAAATCGGTAAAGGTAAGAACCAATTGACTGGCGAAACTGGCGTGGAGTTCGCTCAAATCGCACGTCAATACCAAAAAGCTAACAAAGGCTGGATCATCGTTGGTGATGAAAACTATGGTGAGGGTTCTTCTCGTGAGCACGCAGCGATGTGCCCAAGACATCTTGGCGCAACAGCAGTCATCACGAAATCATTCGCACGTATTCATGAAACAAACTTGAAAAAACAAGGTGTTTTGGCTCTGACTTTCGTAAATCCAAAAGACTACGACAAAGTTCAAGAGGCAGACAAAGTTTCCCTGGTAGATCTTAAAGATCTAGCTCCAGGTAAGAACGTGAAAATGATCTTGAAGCATGCTGATGGATCAACTGAAACGATCGAAGCGAAGCACACATACAACGCTGAACAGCTTAAGTGGTTCCGTGCAGGTTCAGCTCTGAACCTTATCCGCGGCCTTTAA
- a CDS encoding adenylate/guanylate cyclase domain-containing protein has translation MFETVITSSQMREFEVNAEIRAILKVISNWMAIPLYLVFWIADWAYAPNLKWEFLALRLTIIPVCLFGKKMMEHERSAESAQWIAAAYVGMVALPINVMIGLLPEVTTVYYAGLNLVALGGLSFIPFTLGFFCLTTALIFAPYFAIVIYGAHSTKDWSGLLINSFFIFGSVVICYLIRFFHERLRLREINSRIALKTELANRDNIVKRKTAEAIRLNTLKTQFSPRIAQAIYDGRMDLEKSIRQLKICAIFIDIVDSSQQVVRLDYRKVDTVLARFMDTVVSIFLKYDLTIDKFQGDGIMAFANDTDHTSDFIQKTCLAALDVREALTKDQEFYLFNWQKKMQIRIGISAGDANVGFYGNTKYFRSYTAIGAPLPLSSRFAGVASPDQIVIDANVAKTLAIDGFEMHAIGRISLKGFEPAEQNLYELLQAPASTWLNSDKIPCPHCENSHLNVATNQYGHYVLTCFQCNYEKSELESV, from the coding sequence GTGTTTGAAACAGTGATCACTTCGTCGCAAATGCGCGAATTCGAAGTGAATGCAGAAATTAGAGCGATCTTAAAGGTGATCTCCAACTGGATGGCCATCCCGCTCTATTTGGTATTCTGGATTGCTGACTGGGCCTATGCTCCAAATCTTAAGTGGGAATTTTTAGCTCTTCGTCTAACAATCATCCCCGTCTGTTTATTTGGCAAAAAAATGATGGAGCACGAACGCTCCGCCGAGTCGGCCCAGTGGATCGCGGCAGCGTATGTCGGCATGGTGGCTCTTCCGATCAATGTAATGATTGGACTTTTACCGGAAGTCACGACCGTCTATTATGCCGGACTGAATCTTGTGGCGTTGGGTGGCCTTTCTTTTATTCCCTTTACCCTGGGATTTTTCTGCCTGACCACGGCCCTGATTTTTGCGCCCTACTTTGCGATCGTAATTTATGGTGCACATTCGACAAAGGACTGGTCAGGTCTTTTAATCAACTCATTCTTTATTTTTGGCTCAGTGGTTATTTGTTATTTAATTCGCTTCTTTCACGAACGCCTGCGACTGCGAGAAATTAATTCCCGCATCGCTTTAAAAACAGAGCTCGCCAATCGCGATAATATTGTTAAACGCAAAACGGCGGAAGCGATTCGCCTGAACACTCTTAAGACTCAATTTAGTCCCAGGATTGCCCAAGCTATTTATGACGGGCGCATGGATCTGGAAAAAAGCATTCGTCAGTTGAAAATTTGCGCGATCTTTATCGACATCGTGGATTCCAGCCAACAAGTCGTGCGACTGGATTACCGCAAGGTCGACACCGTTCTTGCGCGCTTTATGGACACCGTGGTTTCAATTTTTTTGAAATATGATCTGACGATCGATAAATTTCAAGGTGATGGCATCATGGCCTTTGCCAACGATACGGATCATACTAGTGACTTTATTCAAAAGACTTGTCTGGCGGCCTTGGATGTTCGTGAGGCTTTGACGAAAGATCAGGAGTTTTATCTATTTAACTGGCAAAAGAAAATGCAGATACGAATTGGTATCTCTGCCGGCGACGCGAATGTCGGCTTTTATGGAAATACAAAATACTTCCGCTCTTACACGGCGATCGGCGCACCGTTGCCGTTGTCATCGCGTTTTGCAGGGGTTGCCTCCCCAGATCAAATTGTCATCGATGCCAATGTCGCAAAGACTTTGGCCATTGACGGATTCGAAATGCACGCTATCGGCAGAATCTCCTTAAAAGGCTTCGAGCCCGCAGAGCAAAACTTGTATGAGCTGTTGCAAGCGCCAGCGAGCACATGGCTGAACTCCGACAAAATCCCGTGCCCTCACTGCGAAAATTCACACCTGAATGTCGCCACCAACCAATACGGTCACTACGTCCTGACCTGCTTTCAGTGCAATTACGAAAAATCCGAATTAGAATCCGTCTAG
- a CDS encoding type II toxin-antitoxin system mRNA interferase toxin, RelE/StbE family has translation MDKVYSWLWSLKSKGLRKTQLTPGLHDEPLQGKRWGQRSIRLNKSYRLIYKIVRDEVQIELLEVNKHDY, from the coding sequence GTGGACAAAGTTTACTCCTGGCTTTGGTCTCTTAAATCAAAGGGATTGCGCAAAACTCAACTCACGCCAGGACTTCACGATGAGCCTTTACAAGGCAAACGATGGGGACAACGGTCGATTCGATTAAACAAGTCCTATCGACTGATCTACAAAATTGTCAGGGATGAAGTTCAGATAGAATTATTGGAGGTAAATAAACATGACTACTAA
- the cobB gene encoding Sir2 family NAD+-dependent deacetylase, with amino-acid sequence MNSHLFKNIVILTGAGISAESGIRTFRDQDGLWEEHRIEDVATPEAFHRDPALVQRFYNARRSQLKDPKVQPNAAHFALAELEKAWEGEFLLVTQNVDNLHRKAGSQNLLHMHGRLDQIRCLSCEEVMLWEDDLEVNESCPQCGIKGALRPDIVWFGEMPHHMDEIYFALENADIFISIGTSGNVYPAAGFVQLAWKARKIEINVKDTEISRAFEEHLVGPASVEVPKLVAQILGI; translated from the coding sequence TTGAACTCACATCTCTTCAAAAATATCGTGATTCTTACTGGGGCCGGCATTTCCGCCGAGTCAGGCATTCGCACGTTTCGCGATCAAGACGGCCTTTGGGAAGAACATCGCATCGAAGATGTTGCCACTCCCGAGGCTTTTCATCGGGACCCCGCTTTGGTTCAACGCTTTTACAATGCGAGACGATCTCAACTGAAGGATCCAAAAGTACAGCCAAATGCCGCTCATTTCGCTCTGGCAGAGTTGGAAAAGGCCTGGGAGGGTGAATTCCTGCTGGTCACACAAAATGTCGACAATCTGCATCGAAAAGCAGGCTCCCAAAACCTTCTGCACATGCATGGTCGTTTGGATCAAATCCGCTGCCTGTCTTGTGAAGAAGTGATGCTTTGGGAAGACGACTTAGAAGTAAATGAGAGTTGCCCTCAATGCGGCATCAAGGGCGCACTTCGCCCCGACATCGTGTGGTTTGGGGAAATGCCCCACCATATGGACGAAATTTATTTCGCTTTGGAAAACGCCGACATCTTTATTTCCATCGGCACCAGCGGCAATGTTTATCCTGCCGCCGGCTTTGTTCAGCTTGCGTGGAAAGCGCGCAAGATTGAAATCAACGTGAAAGACACGGAAATCTCCCGCGCCTTTGAGGAACATTTGGTGGGCCCGGCTTCTGTCGAAGTTCCGAAGCTCGTCGCGCAAATTCTTGGGATTTAA